The DNA window GGGGTGAGGCGGACGGCTGTCCTCGTTGCCGCACTCAGCGTGGCGCTCATGGGGAGCTGCATCTCCAAGAAGGTGCCACATTTCCACAAGATTCCGATTTTGGGGGACCTGTTTCTTCCTTATGGGGAATGCCCCACCGAGCCGCGAATTGATTTGAACGAAGAGACGCGCTGCGATGGCGCTGCTGGCGAGCGGTTCGAAGATTGCGGGCACAAGGTGGCGATAACCTTGATGAATGATCGTGCCGCCGGAGGTGGTTCCGTGGGAAAAAATGAAACAACTACATGGTGCGGAGAGGTCGTCGCTGCCGCTGACCGATACCGCGTGTTGGTGACGCAACATCGGATCGGCACAGCCGGGCTCGCCTACTTCTCGCGCGCGTGCCAAAAGGGACCTGTTGGTGACTCAGAGCATCACGTGGGCTTCTGGAAAGCAGGATTTTCCCAGATGGAAGTTTTGCCCGACAATGTCGAATTTGTGACCAAAAGACCACAATATACTTGTGATGAGAGCCGGCATTGCCAGCTGGCAATCAATCCCCCGCTTCCGCCCAATCAGGTTGAGTGCGACGTATTCTAGACCCCAGCCGTCTCCATCACCGCTGCCTCACCCTCTTCCGCGCGTGCCGGAAGCGGCAGCGGCCGCATGAGCACCAGCAGCGCCGGCAGCAGGAAGAGGTCGGCCACCACGGCAAAGGCCATGGTGAGCGAGGTGAGCAGGCCGAAGTTGCGCACCGGTGAGAAGTTCCCCGCAAGCAATACAAGGAACCCGATGGTCAGGATCGTCGAGGTGAAGACGATGGCCGGGCCCACGTGGCGGTGCGCGGCGTGGAGGGCCTTGGTGTAGTCACCGTGAAATTCGAGCTCGCGGCGGAAGCAGCTCAAATAGTGAACCGTGTCGTCGACGACGATTCCCATGGCGATGCCCGCGACGAAGACCGTTCCCGGATCGAGCGAAATGTTCGCATAGCCCATGATCCCCGCCGTCATGGCGATGGGCAGCCCGTTGGGAACCATGGCCAGCAGGGCAAGGCGGAAGTTCCCCGCCAGGATCCACATGAACAGGAAGATCACCGCGAAGGCGCCGCCGAAGCTCTTGGCCTGGCTTGTCATCAGCAGATGATCGAAGCGCCCGTAGAGATCGATGATCCCGGTGATGTGCGTCCGGTAATCGGGCAGCCACTTTTCCAGCGCGTCTTTCATCCGGCTGACCACGCTCTTGTAGTTGGCGCTCTTGCCGCTCATCGCCATGGTGGTGATGCGCAGGCGCGAATACTCGTAGTTGACATACTTTTCGATCTCTTCGTCGCCGCTCATCTCGGCCAGCAGCAGATACTGGGCCACTTCCTCGCGGGTGTCGGGGACGCGGTGCTCGGCGCTATCGCCCGCGTGGAGTTCCTGGTTGATGAGCTTGAGGTAGTCGGCTGTGGAGAGGCTGTTGCTCACCACCGGCAGCGCTTCCATCTTCGCCTGCACGGCGTCGATTTTGCGCAGAAGCTCAGGATCCTTGCCGCCGTCCTCCTCGGTTTGGACGATCACTTCGAGCGGTGCCAGGCCGGTGAGATTGTCCTGAATGAACGTGAGCCCCTGGCGCACCGGGTGCGAGGCGGGAATGAACTCGAGCATGCTGGACTCGACCCGCAGGAAAACAGCCCCGATCAGGCACGCGCCCACGATGCTCAGCGAGGCCCACAGGATCTGCCAGGGATGGTCGGTGGTGAGCTGCGCGGTGCGGGCAAGGAAGGACTGCAGCGGGCCGTCCTTTTCCTCTTCATCCGCCCTGGGGCGCTTCATCCGAATTGTCA is part of the Chrysiogenia bacterium genome and encodes:
- a CDS encoding MMPL family transporter; translation: MNQHKQFERWAVAILRWSLGHRALVLLLAALMLGPLIAHGVHHIRQVDNSLPVWFEEDDPSYRYYDQFKEEFGSDEFLAIAFGADDVFSPRAVLLQQQIVDGVEQVRGIEEVRSLLTTSHIEGDDDSLIIDPLIPREGKLSDEERARARAMALADPSFIGQFLSADGKSVAVLARIEDTEDIAVKARITEDVKDVLRTMQSRFPEFKVYLSGAPALDYEFDALSREDQDTFFPLVFVTTTLMLFLIFGRPSHALIPTFLQFAVLLSAMGIFYVFNDYANMAVGMIVPILVAVSIGDSVHILARFNALGESITDRRERLLATIADEARPCLFTSLTTTAGFFSFVTSDVEPMRQLGIFSGIGCMLAYVVTLILIPVILSFMGDRPRRLTIRMKRPRADEEEKDGPLQSFLARTAQLTTDHPWQILWASLSIVGACLIGAVFLRVESSMLEFIPASHPVRQGLTFIQDNLTGLAPLEVIVQTEEDGGKDPELLRKIDAVQAKMEALPVVSNSLSTADYLKLINQELHAGDSAEHRVPDTREEVAQYLLLAEMSGDEEIEKYVNYEYSRLRITTMAMSGKSANYKSVVSRMKDALEKWLPDYRTHITGIIDLYGRFDHLLMTSQAKSFGGAFAVIFLFMWILAGNFRLALLAMVPNGLPIAMTAGIMGYANISLDPGTVFVAGIAMGIVVDDTVHYLSCFRRELEFHGDYTKALHAAHRHVGPAIVFTSTILTIGFLVLLAGNFSPVRNFGLLTSLTMAFAVVADLFLLPALLVLMRPLPLPARAEEGEAAVMETAGV